The Fusarium keratoplasticum isolate Fu6.1 chromosome 8, whole genome shotgun sequence genome includes a region encoding these proteins:
- a CDS encoding Zn(2)-C6 fungal-type domain-containing protein has translation MPNSSVAKKGKKRPKVKGCHECARRRIDCDRNEPECYKCRAKGVKCSGLGIRYRFNEGVASRGKLAYKLVPDTLSYKKDPSPTAKKDEEPCSPDDKVVETTPLPKSNSPDADNLAEDEDIATTDSKLWDLDWGLDHIDGRTRFFLQYFSDHIAQITAVINLGFNGYRDLVLPYAELDSMIRKAIVVVAEQHLALKTNSCAPYSPTYGSLLRDLVERSNQCPPVQDELAQTALLLLHIREMISGSDNFKLIYGSLRTLIKNMVLEQNLESENLVLGRFVKIQILRVSLFGESLFDEANGSEFLLTHGEACLEFLRFCLRLHPEHEELMSYIFDLITMACDIYVQRATNNPPMHQTVQSVERFKQIANKVNTYDNIIGRHLLAWAYFVVAAESSTDSHREFFLERLQTLHSLTGCGNVLRAIEQIRGFWAVQGTTRWTRLLGGPNQALIM, from the exons ATGCCAAACTCGAGTGTTGCCaagaaagggaagaagaggcccaaggtcaagg GATGCCACGAATGTGCTCGACGCCGCATTGATTGTGATCGGAATGAGCCCGAGTGCTATAAATGCCGAGCAAAAGGCGTCAAGTGCAGCGGTCTTGGAATCAGGTATCGCTTCAACGAGGGTGTGGCTTCTCGAGGGAAACTTGCTTACAAGCTTGTTCCCGACACGCTTTCATACAAGAAAGATCCAAGTCCAACTGCCAAAAAGGACGAAGAACCTTGTTCTCCCGATGACAAGGTTGTCGAGACAACGCCACTGCCGAAGTCAAATTCCCCTGATGCGGATAATCTagccgaggatgaagatatCGCAACAACTGACAGCAAACTTTGGGACTTGGACTGGGGGCTTGATCATATTGACGGGAGGACCCGTTTCTTTCTTCAGTATT TCTCGGATCATATCGCCCAGATCACGGCCGTCATCAACCTTGGCTTCAATGGCTACCGAGATTTGGTACTTCCCTACGCCGAGCTCGACTCCATGATCAGAAAAGCCATTGTAGTCGTCGCAGAGCAACACCTTGCCTTGAAAACTAATAGCTGTGCCCCTTACTCACCTACATACGGCAGTCTTCTTCGTGATCTCGTTGAACGGTCGAATCAATGCCCTCCGGTTCAAGATGAGCTAGCCCAGACGGCGCTCCTCTTACTGCACATCAGAGAGATGATCAGTGGAAGCGACAACTTCAAGTTAATATATGGTTCATTACGCACACTTATCAAGAACATGGTTCTCGAGCAGAACTTGGAAAGCGAGAACTTGGTGCTCGGACGCTTCGTCAAGATCCAAATTCTACG GGTCTCTCTATTTGGGGAATCGCTCTTTGACGAGGCAAACGGATCCGAATTCCTCTTGACTCACGGCGAGGCATGCCTCGAGTTTCTGCGATTCTGTCTGAGGCTACACCCCGAGCATGAGGAGCTAATGTCATACATCTTTgatctcatcaccatggcctgTGACATTTACGTCCAAAGAGCCACAAACAATCCCCCGATGCATCAGACAGTCCAATCGGTCGAGAGATTCAAGCAGATTGCAAACAAAGTCAACACATACGACAATATCATTGGCCGGCATCTTCTAGCATGGGCATACTTTGTCGTTGCAGCTGAGAGTTCTACAGACAGTCATCGCGAGTTCTTTCTCGAGCGATTGCAGACACTTCACTCTCTGACGGGGTGTGGCAACGTTCTCAGAGCCATAGAGCAAATTCGGGGATTCTGGGCTGTTCAAGGGACTACCAGGTGGACTCGACTTCTTGGAGGGCCAAATCAAGCATTAATCATGTGA
- a CDS encoding Aldolase-II domain-containing protein has product MSSTATITTTATPPSQSSLNVSTDKDGKVKRLQKIPQFPTKEATRRWQLEQMAGAFRVFARLGYADGSSGHISLRDSVQPNTFWINPYGVHFGLIKVSDLVHIDEEGNRIGGADKLVNKAGFIIHAAIHKRRPDINAACHLHSPYGRAWSTFGKPIEMINQDSCMFYKDLAVYANFGGVVFAKEEGARLADALGATKKNIILQNHGLLTAGGTIGEAAAFFIALERACHAQLLVEAAVAPDGSQLAKTLVSDEEAQYTKDGTGTPEVMYLQFEPEYQYTLKESGGDFLL; this is encoded by the exons ATGTCTTCGACTGCCACTATCACAACCACAGCCACTCCGCCAAGCCAGTCCAGCTTGAATGTCTCGACagacaaggatggcaaggtgAAGCGGCTGCAAAAGATTCCACAGTTTCCAACAAAGGAGGCAACAAGACGATGGCAACTAGAACAAATGGCTGGAGCCTTTCGCGTTTTTGCGAGACTTGGCTATGCAGATGGAAGCAGTGGTCACATTAGCTTGAGAG ACTCTGTTCAGCCAAACACCTTCTGGATCAACCCTTATGGCGTCCACTTTGGCCTCATCAAAGTGTCTGACCTCGTCCACATCGACGAAGAGGGCAACCGGATCGGCGGCGCAGACAAGCTTGTCAACAAAGCCGGGTTCATCATCCACGCCGCCATCCACAAGCGTCGCCCAGACATTAACGCTGCCTGCCATCTGCACAGCCCCTATGGCCGCGCGTGGTCAACCTTTGGCAAGCCGATCGAGATGATCAATCAGGACAGTTGCATGTTCTACAAGGATCTTGCCGTGTACGCCAACTTTGGCGGTGTCGTgtttgccaaggaggaagGTGCCCGTCTTGCTGATGCGCTTGGTGCTACCAAGAAGAATATCATTCTGCAGAATCACGGTCTGCTGACTGCAGGGGGCACAATTGGCGAGGCTGCAGCCTTCTTTATCGCCTTGGAGAGGGCATGTCATGCTCAGCTGCTCGTTGAAGCAGCCGTCGCCCCTGATGGATCGCAGCTTGCCAAGACCTTGGTGAGCGATGAGGAGGCACAGTACACCAAAGACGGGACTGGGACTCCCGAGGTCATGTATCTGCAGTTTGAGCCCGAGTATCAGTATACGCTGAAAGAGAGTGGAGGCGACTTCCTTCTATAG
- a CDS encoding AAA domain-containing protein, with protein sequence MQANKGARLGNQLTDIQHALDDEKFTAKTPQSEIGHNDDFAPGIEDIVRQEDHHSQAPVNKESTRSNQTSASFGTGTGENDTESSGGSSTRDYSSSHSSSNHRDDVKDEDKYEPGGKAELRHLYDTKEKNVAGETIYSTKVPIASGVQHRLDRALGGRDEARDFAILHYHNATLQTDRIVVQSPELKNCLADIFSGCANIDAAAPTIELRPPFMGLVQRWDRLLLAEKTADNEKSKGLLQLLRKTLETELHSSFQAFQEFRKTRYTTFPNILMAFVPGEIVLRSKDGVLSAGILQHASIDKEFMGVLVCVLRVQVLDWNGTRLGYREKTWKIESFQGFRKATDLDAFPLAAHPDQEKIKQRLTARGRTFEGLCGQHIKNYNGLVHLESGWEPETIFISERIIVDANAFYRFQHHSVPNLTELESEKGGQETDSPDAPSGSHTRSQQQTALTEKQCMLAVPRVKGFALSMKKWFEFSVSDITPITWNEKLLGNLVIPDEEKQLLLALVAHTAKEEDGGFDDFIEGKGKGLILLLAGPPGVGKTLTAESIAEELKRPLYRVGAGDLGLSDDDVESSLKEAFHQCSHWNAVLLIDEADVFLEKRSSDRLAQNELVSVFLTSLEYYQGVLILTTNRTEEIDPAFESRIDIILTYDHLSQDARRQIWSNFINRLPPDSVDLGNADLDNLSRWDINGRQIKSAIKTARIMAANEGAPLGVRHLDIVLNIRRRGSKVLGTQG encoded by the exons ATGCAGGCCAACAAAGGGGCCAGGCTTGGAAACCAGCTCACTGACATTCAACACGCGCTAGATGACGAAAAGTTTACAGCCAAGACGCCCCAATCAGAAATAGGCCACAATGACGACTTTGCGCCCGGAATTGAAGACATTGTTCGACAAGAGGATCATCATTCTCAGGCCCCTGTCAATAAAGAATCAACTCGGTCGAATCAAACATCTGCATCTTTCGGAACTGGGACTGGGGAAAACGACACAGAGTCTAGCGGCGGCTCCTCTACAAGGGACTATTCATCAAGCCATTCCAGCTCCAACCACAGAGACGACGTGAAGGATGAGGACAAATACGAACCCGGCGGGAAAGCTGAACTAAGGCACCTTTATGACACGAAGGAGAAAAACGTGGCCGGAGAAACGATCTACTCGACCAAAGTTCCGATTGCCAGTGGTGTTCAGCACAGGCTTGACAGGGCGCTTGGTGGAAGGGACGAGGCCAGGGACTTTGCTATCCTCCACTATCACAATGCCACCCTCCAGACAGACCGTATTGTTGTTCAGAGTCCCGAGCTGAAGAACTGTCTCGCAGATATATTCTCTGGATGCGCCAATATTGATGCGGCAGCCCCGACTATTGAGCTTCGGCCCCCCTTCATGGGCCTGGTGCAACGTTGGGATCGCTTACTCCTGGCAGAAAAGACCGCAGACAACGAAAAGTCAAAGGggctcctccagctcctaCGGAAAACCCTAGAAACGGAGCTGCATAGTTCTTTTCAAGCCTTTCAGGAGTTCCGAAAGACTCGCTACACCACCTTTCCCAACATTCTGATGGCATTCGTGCCTGGCGAGATCGTACTGAGATCTAAGGATGGTGTGCTTTCAGCCGGCATCCTGCAGCATGCGTCCATCGACAAAGAGTTTATGGGAGTTCTCGTATGCGTACTCCGAGTCCAGGTGTTGGATTGGAATGGGACGAGACTTGGGTACAGAGAAAAGACTTGGAAGATTGAGAGCTTTCAGGGATTCCGCAAGGCGACGGATCTTGATGCTTTCCCTCTCGCGGCTCATCCAGATCAAGAGAAAATCAAACAGCGTTTGACTGCCAGAGGAAGGACCTTTGAAGGTTTATGCGGCCAGCACATCAAAAACTACAATGGGTTGGTGCATTTAGAGTCCGGTTGGGAACCAGAGACAATATTT ATATCGGAGCGCATAATCGTCGACGCCAATGCCTTTTACAGGTTCCAGCACCATTCAGTTCCGAACCTAACAGAACTTGAAAGTGAGAAGGGGGGACAGGAGACGGATTCCCCTGATGCCCCTAGTGGCAGTCACACGAGGAGTCAACAGCAAACCGCCCTGACTGAAAAGCAGTGTATGTTGGCGGTACCACGCGTCAAGGGGTTTGCCCTCAGTATGAAGAAGTGGTTCGAATTTTCCGTCAGTGACATCACTCCTATCACCTGGAATGAGAAGCTGCTGGGCAACCTCGTCATCCCGGATGAAGAGAAACAACTACTTCTAGCCCTGGTTGCACATACTGcgaaagaggaggatggaggtTTTGATGATTTTATAGAAGGAAAAG GAAAGGGATTGATCTTACTTCTTGCTGGACCGCCAGGAGTGGGCAAGACTTTGACCGCCGAATCAA TAGCCGAAGAGCTCAAGAGGCCCCTATACAGGGTTGGGGCTGGCGACCTGGGCCTTTCAGACGATGATGTCGAATCTTCTCTGAAAGAAGCTTTCCATCAATGTTCGCACTGGAATGCGGTGCTACTCattgatgaggctgatgtgTTTCTGGAGAAGCGATCTAGCGATAGGCTTGCTCAAAATGAGCTGGTATCAG TATTCTTGACCTCGTTGGAGTATTACCAAGGCGTTCTCATCCTCACCACTAACAGAACTGAGGAGATTGATCCAGCTTTCGAGTCTCGTATCGATATTATACTGACTTACGATCACCTGAGCCAAGATGCCCGAAGGCAGATCTGGTCCAACTTCATCAACCGCCTACCTCCAGACTCTGTTGATCTTGGTAACGCGGACTTGGACAACCTCTCGCGGTGGGATATCAACGGGAGGCAGATAAAAAGCGCCATCAAGACTGCACGGATCATGGCAGCTAATGAAGGTGCACCCCTTGGTGTGCGCCATCTGGACATTGTGCTCAATATTCGAAGAAGAGGTTCCAAGGTTCTTGGTACGCAGGGCTAA
- a CDS encoding MFS domain-containing protein, producing MTRESIEAKPDVSQHDNPADNEHGITRKDLALDAASKGQGISGYETLSLWETVKAFKVNAAICFAVTFSAATDGYQIGINGNIIANPGFVHQFATKLNDAGEPFLASDILAGWSSIMSVGQIIGMTHLTFVSDRFGRKVAMYWYWFILACSVLCESLARRWEVWLIAKLLAGIGVGCLQSTIPTYISEVAPIRIRGGLLMSYSLWFTVGQFMAPVALQVLSQTDRHNWLTPIYTQWAQIGLMILIYLLVPESPAWCVSRGKHEQAKRSLRILNHGVKDYDVDQQFQLLSMAIDHERTVAADQRREKWYAIFQGTDGLRTLIALWTLLTQQFIGLTLFGTFGSYFFQQAGISDPFKYTCITSGINVAAGIALVFAADWVGRRRLSCSGTTLSWVSTAAIGILGVVPQVSATNYLMVVFAVLWNLGMVSNGATGWGFIGEISSQRLRPYTAGFGAASTCVAGVVMNVLTPYMVNTNQWNWGLKTGWFYAGLGLPFTIAMWFLIPETASRSPAELDELFERKVRPWRFHKTETATQRIVKVDEGDE from the exons ATGACTCGTGAGAGCATCGAGGCAAAGCCCGACGTCAGTCAGCACGACAACCCGGCTGACAACGAACATGGCATCACTCGCAAGGACCTCGCCTTAGACGCTGCCTCCAAAGGTCAGGGCATCTCTGGCTACGAGACTCTTTCTCTTTGGGAGACTGTCAAGgccttcaaggtcaacgCCGCCATCTGCTTCGCAGTCACCTTTAGTGCTGCTACCGATGGCTACCAGATTGG CATCAATGGCAACATAATCGCCAACCCAGGCTTTGTCCACCAATTCGCCACAAAGCTCAACGATGCCGGCGAACCCTTCCTCGCCTCCGACATCCTCGCCGGCTGgagctccatcatgtcggtCGGCCAGATCATCGGCATGACCCATTTGACCTTTGTGTCCGACCGTTTCGGCCGCAAGGTTGCCATGTATTGGTACTGGTTCATCCTCGCCTGCAGCGTTCTGTGCGAAAGTTTGGCCCGGAGATGGGAGGTTTGGCTGATTGCTAAGCTGCTTGCGGGTATTGGTGTGGGATGTTTACAGTCGACTATTCCGACTTACATCTCCGAGGTCGCGCCTATTCGAATCCGTGGCGGTTTACTCATGAGCTATAGTCTTTGGTTCACCGTGGGCCAGTTCATGGCGCCTGTCGCCTTGCAGGTCCTCTCCCAGACCGACCGCCATAACTGGCTCACGCCCATCTATACCCAATGGGCCCAGATCGGTCTCATGATTCTGATCTACCTTCTCGTTCCTGAATCGCCTGCCTGGTGCGTCAGTCGAGGCAAGCATGAACAAGCCAAGAGGTCCCTGCGAATCCTTAACCACGGGGTCAAGGACTACGATGTTGATCAGCAGTTTCAACTCCTCTCTATGGCGATTGACCACGAGCGTACTGTCGCTGCCGATCAGCGCCGTGAAAAGTGGTATGCCATCTTCCAGGGCACAGACGGACTACGCACTCTTATTGCGCTATGGACTCTTCTTACCCAGCAATTCATCGGCCTCACCCTCTTTGGAACATTCGGAAGCTACTTCTTCCAGCAAGCTGGCATCTCTGATCCTTTCAAGTACACTTGCATTACTTCCGGCATCAATGTCGCCGCCGGTATTGCCTTGGTCTTTGCCGCGGATTGGGTCGGTCGTCGTAGACTTTCTTGCAGTGGCACAACTCTCTCTTGGGTTTCAACTGCCGCTATTGGCATCCTCGGAGTTGTGCCACAGGTTTCTGCCACCAATTATCTCATGGTTGTCTTTGCGGTTCTTTGGA ACCTTGGAATGGTCTCCAACGGTGCCACCGGCTGGGGCTTTATCGGTGAAATCTCATCTCAGCGCTTGAGACCCTATACAGCTGGTTTCGGCGCTGCGTCGACATGTGTTGCCGGCGTCGTCATGAACGTCCTCACTCCTTACAtggtcaacaccaaccagTGGAACTGGGGTCTCAAGACGGGCTGGTTCTACGCAGGACTGGGCTTGCCCTTCACCATCGCCATGTGGTTCTTGATTCCCGAAACTGCCAG TCGCTCGCCTGCTGAGTTGGACGAGTTGTTTGAGAGAAAGGTTCGCCCTTGGCGATTCCACAAGACGGAGACGGCCACCCAGCGCAttgtcaaggttgatgaaggTGATGAATAA
- a CDS encoding Alpha-L-rhamnosidase, which yields MSSLKVVDIRFEHYRPENTLGVHETKPRISWRFENAPENFTQEEYELQLSKITRGETAEVCSVKRTSPDSQLVAWPHEESIQSREIYSIRVRARGKGQSEPTAWSQPATLEAGLFDRKEWSSKLISAPWSDDNNDKPQPADLFRKEFKVEADVQSARLYITAQGIYEAELNGKRVGNYFLAPGWNCYDSQLNYQTYDVTGLLSSGENCLGVHVAEGWYKGRLGFEGGQRNIWGSRTGLQAQLEVQLKDGTTYTIVTDETWTASQGPIKLAEIYDGEKYDATAEIPGWSSPGVASGDWKAVDILPPISESVTLNAGFSEPVRRIETVKPTKIITTPSGKTVLDFGQNLVGYIRIKSIKGPRGHSVTISHAEVMEKEELGIRPLRFASAQDVYTLKGDEKGESYEPRFTFHGFRYAQVDNWPSTEDNLLDVLEAVVCNTDMEEQGTFACSDDKLNRLFSNVRWGMRGNFVSIPTDCPQRDERLGWTGDLALFAPTATFVYGCVSILRDWLQDVWADQKKQKGIPPMVTPNILSYNKFWGNPWPCAIWHDVTVLAPWALWEETADPTVLADQFESMETWLKCIPRNKTGATHLWDSNSAQLADWLDPTAPPDAPHKAQANPHLVADAFLVRSLDLVARVAEILGRTEDAARYKSEAASARAEFRGEYVTPSGRILSECQTSYCLAICFDLLESHQLARAGERLVDIVRRNSFCVGTGFAGTPFICEALTRTGHSNVAYSMLLNETCPSWLYTISMGATTMWERWDSMLPDGTINPGEMTSFNHYAYGAVAKFMVERLAGLQQLESGWKKTRVQPEIGGEFKWASAQHLTPYGIVSSSWNLKEIEGEKGAFTLQVDVVVPPTTTMEVILPAPEGPKTEVVGSGKWSFSTRYERNYQWPVKAIPSTLPGLAPEE from the exons ATGTCCTCCCTCAAGGTCGTCGACATTCGCTTTGAGCATTACCGCCCGGAAAACACTCTGGGCGTACATGAGACCAAGCCTCGTATCTCGTGGCGATTCGAAAATGCACCCGAGAACTTTACTCAAGAAGAGTATGAGCTTCAGCTGAGCAAAATCACCCGAGGAGAGACTGCAGAGGTCTGCTCCGTCAAGAGGACATCTCCCGACTCACAGCTGGTTGCTTGGCCGCACGAGGAGTCTATTCAATCCCGCGAGATATACTCGATCCGAGTCAGAGCCCGAGGAAAGGGACAATCAGAGCCCACAGCATGGAGCCAACCCGCGACTCTGGAGGCGGGCCTCTTTGACAGAAAAGAATGGAGCAGCAAGCTCATCTCAGCACCCTGGTCAGACGACAACAACGACAAGCCCCAGCCTGCAGACTTGTTCCGCAAAGAGTTCAAGGTGGAAGCAGATGTTCAATCAGCAAGACTCTACATCACAGCCCAAGGCATCTATGAAGCCGAGCTCAACGGGAAGCGAGTCGGCAATTACTTCTTGGCTCCTGGCTGGAACTGCTACGATTCGCAGTTGAACTACCAGACCTACGACGTCACTGGACTCCTCTCTTCAGGAGAGAACTGTCTGGGTGTGCACGTCGCTGAAGGCTGGTATAAAGGCCGACTCGGATTTGAAGGTGGCCAACGCAACATCTGGGGCTCTCGCACCGGTCTTCAAGCGCAGCTTGAAGTGCAGCTCAAGGACGGCACCACTTACACTATCGTGACGGATGAGACTTGGACAGCTTCGCAAGGACCAATCAAGCTGGCAGAGATCTACGATGGAGAAAAGTACGACGCGACAGCAGAAATTCCCGGCTGGTCTAGTCCTGGTGTTGCTTCCGGAGACTGGAAGGCCGTCGACATTCTCCCCCCGATTTCCGAGTCTGTCACTCTTAATGCCGGTTTCTCTGAGCCTGTACGAAGAATTGAGACAGTCAAGCCCACTAAAATCATCACAACGCCTTCTGGAAAGACTGTCCTCGACTTTGGACAGAACCTGGTTGGATACATCCGCATCAAGTCCATCAAGGGACCCCGTGGTCATTCCGTCACCATCTCTCACGCCGAGGTCATGGAAAAGGAGGAGTTGGGAATCAGGCCCCTTCGTTTTGCCTCAGCTCAGGATGTCTACACCCTCAAGGGAGACGAAAAGGGCGAGTCATATGAGCCCCGTTTTACCTTCCACGGCTTCCGATATGCGCAGGTCGATAACTGGCCGTCAACTGAGGATAACCTGCTGGATGTGCTAGAAGCTGTCGTCTGCAACACAGACATGGAGGAACAGGGCACATTTGCATGCTCAGATGACAAGCTCAACCGACTCTTTAGCAACGTCCGCTGGGGTATGAGAGGCAACTTTGTCTCCATCCCAACAGACTGCCCCCAACGCGATGAACGTCTGGGTTGGACAGGCGATCTCGCTCTCTTCGCCCCCACAGCGACTTTTGTCTATGGATGCGTTTCCATCTTGAGAGACTGGCTGCAGGACGTGTGGGCAgaccagaagaagcagaagggCATTCCTCCAATGGTGACGCCCAACATCCTCAGCTACAACAAGTTCTGGGGAAACCCGTGGCCTTGTGCCATCTGGCATGATGTGACTGTCCTCGCGCCTTGGGCTTTGTGGGAGGAGACGGCGGACCCGACTGTCTTGGCGGATCAGTTTGAGTCCATGGAGACATGGCTGAAGTGTATCCCTCGAAACAAGACAGGCGCAACTCACCTTTGGGACTCCAACTCGGCCCAACTTGCT GACTGGCTTGATCCCACTGCACCCCCAGACGCACCTCACAAGGCTCAGGCAAACCCCCATCTAGTCGCCGATGCCTTCCTCGTCCGTAGTCTCGACTTGGTAGCCCGCGTCGCAGAGATCCTGGGCCGGACTGAAGATGCTGCGCGCTACAAGTCTGAAGCTGCCAGCGCCCGTGCCGAGTTCAGGGGCGAATACGTAACGCCTAGTGGCCGTATCCTGTCAGAGTGCCAGACTTCTTACTGTCTCGCTATCTGCTTCGACCTGCTTGAGTCCCATCAGCTCGCCCGTGCTGGTGAGCGTCTGGTCGATATTGTCCGACGCAACAGCTTCTGCGTCGGCACTGGATTCGCCGGTACGCCATTTATCTGCGAAGCTCTCACACGAACCGGCCACAGTAACGTCGCCTACTCAATGCTACTAAACGAGACATGTCCGTCCTGGCTATACACCATCTCCATGGGTGCCACAACCATGTGGGAGCGCTGGGACAGTATGTTGCCCGATGGCACTATCAACCCAGGCGAGATGACGAGCTTCAACCACTACGCTTATGGTGCCGTGGCCAAGTTTATGGTCGAGCGCCTGGCAGGTCTCCAACAGTTGGAGTCAggctggaagaagacgagagTGCAACCTGAGATCGGAGGCGAGTTCAAGTGGGCGTCAGCGCAGCACCTAACGCCATACGGCATCgtctcaagctcctggaaCCTGAAGGAGATAGAGGGCGAAAAGGGCGCATTCACTCTTCAGGTTGACGTGGTCGTTCCGCCAACCACTACGATGGAGGTTATCCTCCCTGCACCCGAGGGCCCAAAGACCGAGGTTGTCGGATCCGGCAAGTGGTCGTTTAGCACTCGCTACGAGAGGAACTATCAGTGGCCAGTCAAGGCTATTCCTTCGACACTGCCTGGATTAGCCCCGGAGGAGTAG
- a CDS encoding AMP-binding domain-containing protein, with product MTQIQHGRRLLPSLVDEIAVSDPDRVFYSVTKTNNPADGFQDINAKTFARAVNRCAWYIGKHLGRGQDFPTLAFIGPQDVVYAILTLACVKTGYKLHLLSPRNPLEASLFLLEETDCKTFLAPPKFPLPIVGQLIQTRRMNVLEMPALQHWLEDGPVELYPFTKTFEEARSEPFVVLHTSGSTGMPKPLVQTHGTLATLDACTQLPSLGFPNTYPSMCAGSRVYLAFPLCHCAGIWMLLPGCIYAGFTVVLGPFPLSAETANAIHVHGNVQQSAHAPFILSDLAKNPTYLDNLSRLDQVTFGGGSLPKAVGDAITAKTKLLNCLGTTESGALPSHLLDKEDWQYMSYSHVVGSEFRQISEDLYEHFIVKDPKLDLYQAFFQTFPELDEWPMKDLYAKHPKKENLWLYRGRTDDVIVFSSGANLNPIEMESIIDSNPAVSAALVIGTGYPRSGLLVEAVNPPKNEEERKSLVDTIWPSVEAANKPISLSRRIHHDMIIFTSADKPMLRAGKGTVQRKLTVDEHASEIEALYKATESLGVGFTSDWVREGH from the coding sequence ATGACGCAAATACAACATGGCAGGCGCCTTCTGCCTTCTCTCGTCGACGAAATCGCCGTATCTGATCCAGACCGAGTCTTTTACTCTGTGACAAAGACCAACAATCCCGCCGACGGATTTCAAGACATCAACGCCAAAACCTTTGCCCGGGCCGTTAACAGATGCGCCTGGTATATCGGGAAACACCTCGGACGTGGCCAAGACTTTCCAACACTGGCATTCATCGGTCCCCAAGATGTCGTATATGCCATCCTCACGCTCGCCTGTGTCAAGACGGGCTACAAGCTTCATCTGCTTTCGCCGCGAAACCCTCTCGAAGCAAGTCTGTTCCTTCTAGAGGAGACCGATTGCAAGACTTTCCTGGCCCCTCCGAAGTTTCCTTTGCCTATCGTGGGACAACTCATTCAGACACGTCGTATGAATGTCCTGGAAATGCCCGCATTGCAGCATTGGCTAGAAGACGGGCCCGTGGAGCTGTACCCTTTCACCAAGACCTTTGAGGAGGCGAGATCAGAGCCGTTCGTTGTTTTGCACACTTCTGGCTCAACCGGCATGCCCAAGCCTCTGGTTCAAACACACGGAACACTCGCGACATTGGATGCATGCACACAACTGCCATCTCTAGGCTTTCCAAACACGTATCCCTCCATGTGCGCTGGATCTCGCGTCTACCTGGCCTTTCCCCTTTGCCACTGCGCCGGTAtctggatgcttctccccGGGTGCATCTATGCTGGCTTCACGGTGGTTCTCGGGCCATTCCCTCTTTCCGCGGAGACTGCCAATGCGATCCATGTCCACGGCAACGTGCAGCAAAGCGCCCACGCGCCCTTCATACTAAGCGATCTCGCAAAGAACCCCACGTATCTAGATAACCTCAGTCGTTTGGATCAAGTTACTTTTGGAGGAGGATCCCTCCCCAAGGCAGTAGGGGACGCCATTACCGCCAAAACAAAGCTGCTTAACTGTCTTGGAACGACCGAAAGCGGTGCCCTTCCCTCTCATCTCCTCGACAAAGAAGATTGGCAATACATGAGCTACAGCCATGTCGTCGGCTCAGAGTTTCGTCAAATCTCGGAAGACCTATACGAGCActtcatcgtcaaggacCCAAAGCTCGACCTGTACCAGGCCTTCTTTCAGACATTCCCCGAGCTGGACGAGTGGCCTATGAAGGACCTCTACGCAAAACACCCGAAAAAGGAGAATCTTTGGCTATATCGGGGACGTACTGACGATGTCATTGTGTTCTCTAGTGGAGCCAACTTGAACCCGATTGAGATGGAGAGCATCATTGATTCCAACCCTGCTGTCAGCGCGGCATTGGTCATTGGCACTGGGTACCCTCGATCAGGTCTGCTGGTCGAAGCTGTCAATCCCCCGAAAAACGAAGAGGAACGGAAGAGTTTGGTTGATACAATCTGGCCGTCAGTTGAAGCTGCAAACAAGCCGATTTCTCTGAGCCGCAGGATTCACCACGACATGATCATCTTTACATCCGCTGACAAGCCTATGCTAAGAGCAGGCAAAGGAACTGTCCAGCGCAAGCTGACGGTAGATGAGCATGCATCCGAAATTGAGGCCCTCTACAAGGCTACGGAGTCACTGGGCGTTGGGTTCACCTCCGACTGGGTTCGTGAAGGGCACTAA